One window of Vitis riparia cultivar Riparia Gloire de Montpellier isolate 1030 chromosome 5, EGFV_Vit.rip_1.0, whole genome shotgun sequence genomic DNA carries:
- the LOC117915452 gene encoding galactolipase DONGLE, chloroplastic codes for MASTLNMPHLSANPVAFSGGGGGLRLGSSRQVSMKRNNTDMSMGTRRSVAASVIATGRVSRSIETSSGLADVWREIQGCNNWEDLVEPLDSLLRNEIIRYGEFVTACYKAFDLDPNSKRYLNCKYGKQNLLREVGMENSGYEVTKYIYATPDINIPIQNGASCGRWIGYVAVSSDEETRRLGRRDVLITFRGTVTNHEWIANLMSSLTPARLDPHNPRPDVKVEAGFLSLYTSDESDSKFGLESCREQLLSEVSRLLNQYKGEELSITLAGHSMGSSLALLLAYDIAELGLNRDHSSREIPITVFSFGGPRVGNSSFKERCEELGLKVLRVVNVNDPITKLPGIVFNENFRVLGGRYEFPWSCSCYAHVGVEVVLDFFKMENPSYVHDLESYINLLKCPQRVQVQKDGPDFLSKAREWLLGTQNFNPLPWRNAASNMVNLVQSQRT; via the coding sequence ATGGCCTCCACATTAAACATGCCTCATCTGAGTGCAAACCCAGTTGCCTTCTCGGGAGGTGGAGGTGGGCTTCGGTTGGGTTCCTCCCGGCAGGTTTCCATGAAAAGGAACAACACCGACATGAGTATGGGGACTAGGAGGAGTGTTGCTGCTTCTGTAATTGCGACAGGGCGGGTGTCCAGGAGTATTGAGACCAGCTCCGGTTTGGCTGATGTTTGGAGGGAGATTCAGGGTTGCAACAACTGGGAAGATCTTGTGGAGCCCTTGGACTCACTTCTCCGCAACGAGATAATCCGGTATGGGGAGTTTGTGACCGCGTGTTATAAAGCATTTGACCTTGATCCCAACTCGAAGCGGTACTTGAATTGCAAGTACGGGAAGCAGAACTTGTTGAGAGAAGTTGGGATGGAGAATTCCGGTTATGAAGTCACCAAGTACATCTACGCAACTCCCGACATCAATATTCCGATCCAAAATGGGGCTAGTTGTGGCCGCTGGATCGGATACGTTGCTGTGTCATCGGACGAAGAAACTAGGAGACTAGGGAGAAGAGATGTACTCATAACTTTCCGAGGCACAGTTACTAACCACGAGTGGATCGCAAACCTCATGAGTTCACTCACTCCAGCACGGCTAGACCCCCATAATCCGCGCCCAGATGTAAAAGTGGAGGCTGGGTTTCTGAGCTTGTACACTTCAGATGAAAGTGATAGCAAGTTTGGGCTGGAGAGCTGTCGGGAACAACTTCTTTCTGAAGTTTCTCGGCTATTAAACCAGTACAAAGGCGAGGAACTGAGCATAACTTTGGCAGGGCACAGCATGGGGAGTTCATTAGCACTTCTTCTTGCTTATGATATCGCGGAGCTTGGATTGAATAGAGATCATTCAAGTCGAGAAATACCCATTACTGTTTTCTCATTCGGAGGCCCAAGGGTTGGGAATTCAAGCTTCAAGGAACGCTGCGAAGAATTGGGACTGAAGGTGCTAAGAGTAGTGAATGTCAACGACCCCATCACAAAGCTACCCGGGATCGTCTTCAATGagaattttagggttttgggagGGCGATATGAGTTCCCTTGGAGCTGCTCATGTTATGCTCATGTAGGTGTGGAAGTAGTCCTCGACTTCTTCAAGATGGAAAACCCTTCATATGTTCATGATTTGGAAAGCTACATCAACCTACTGAAATGTCCCCAAAGAGTTCAGGTTCAAAAGGATGGCCCTGATTTCCTGAGCAAAGCAAGAGAGTGGCTCTTGGGTACACAGAATTTTAACCCTCTTCCATGGAGGAACGCTGCAAGCAATATGGTGAACTTGGTTCAATCTCAAAGGACATGA